The genomic stretch GTGATTGATTCTCTAGGTACTGAATCCAAAAGAGACACGAGGAACTTGCATGACTCAGGTGgtctttcttttcctttttcccgATTCATCCTAGTTTTGCTCTCAATTACTGCAtttgtagaaatgaaatttaaactgtGTAGTTCTGATGTCAGGATTATGTCAGTGGAGTTTTAGTAGTCAGTACTAGCCCCAGGACATGGTTTTTCTGTATATTCTTGATGCTTTCCTGTTCAAAGTCATTATATATCCAGTTCCTGTTCAAGAATTATCATTAGTTTGGACTATTAATGGAGACTTCCAAAGAAAGGAAGCCAGCTGAAGCTAAATGCATTAGCCATCTTCATTGTGCTGCAAAGTTGCGTATACGAACCAGTGAACAATGAAATTGGGCttatagtattaatattattttgttatgaGAGAGACTATCATCTGGCCATTTAACGAAGTACAGAATATTAGTTTGTTATGAGAGAGACTATCATCTGGCCATTTAGCGAAGTCTAGAAGTTAGCTATTGAAAAGAAAATCAGAAAATGAGAATattgtcatttatttttattagtgaAGGACGAGGTTTGTGGAATTTAGATTAACTTAAGTTTGATTGATAAATTACACTTTGTTATGAGTGGCTGAACAGAAACACACTCTGTCAAACTTATATTAGGTTTAGTCTAAGATTTTTATGATAATGTCTTGCATATGGAAGCAGTGCTAATAGTGCTCTATAGTTTTAGATGATCTGTACAAGACATCTACATGGTTTGAGTCATTAAAACTTCACTATGTTAATATTCATGTTTGATGGATCTATCATTGACTGTTGAATTCCTACACAAATCGTAGGCAGTGTAATTGACTAGAATATCTGTTTGAAATTGTTTTAGTGTTAGGTTTTCTATTTGCTAAAAATAAATGACTATCCTGCATATATAACCTCTCTGCTTCTCCCAGGAGCAATGTTACTCCCCCTTTAACcaatgacataaaaaaatttcatacaGTTGAGTTGCTTACTAGTTTCTTTGTTTCCAAATGTGGTCGAATGCATATGTGCATTGCAAAACTGAATTAACCTTTGCATAGTCTATAATTGAATGACAATatctggaattattttgtaGTGCATCCAAGAGGCAGGTCCAATGAGGAATCATGCCACTCAGCTGCTGAGGAGCAAGTGCATTCATGTGAGCGGGTGGGAACGTCAAGTGAAATAAAGAAGAATAACTTGAATAATACTAGATATTTTGTTATCAAGAGCTTGAATCATCAAAATATTCAAATGTCAATAAAGAAGGGAATTTGGGCCACTCAAGTAATGAATGAGCCCATTATTGAAGAAGCCTTTCAAGTAACATTTCTTGTTTTTCTGTTCATGTAATATGATTTTAGTAATTACTTTGATGTTAATGTATAATAGGAAGTGGGAAGGTGTGAGTTAAGATGACTCATCTCTTTAGAGTGCTAGATGATTTCCGCCTAAAAATTAGGAAGAAAGTATCATACAAATAATACATTTTAAGTGATTATGCAGAATTCTGGCAAGgttattcttatatttagtGTCAACATGAGTGGGTTCTTCCAAGGATATGCTCAAATGATGTCTTCCGTTGGTTGGAGAAGGGATAACATATGGAGTCAAGGAAGTGGGAAAAGTAATCCTTGGGGCCGTAGTTTTAAAGTCAAATGGCTGCGCTTACAGGACTTGCCTTTTCAGAAGACACTCCATCTGAAAAATCCCTGGAATGAGTTCAAACCTGTCAAAATTAGTAGAGACTGTCAGGTATCTTGTCTGAGCTTTTTAAGAGCCTTCTGATGTATTGTTGTTGCTACATGAACCTATGATCGGGTATATACTTGTCAGGAGTTACCTGGGGATATAGGGGCAGCTCTTTGTGAGCTTCTTGATGAGGGAGCTGATATGAACACTAACTTGCTTAGGTATATTTTACATCCAGTTATTAATCTATAAAACATTACTATATATCTTCCTCTCTCTTTCGGCAATTTGCTTGTATAATTTTTGTTATTGAAGGGATGAAATCTATAGGGATGATTTTTCTACAAGAAGACCTTACATAGACCCATTCCATCCAGTACATGATGAGGATTTTAACGTGCCTCCAAATCCAATGCACATGTCTCCTCTACTTTATCCATCCTTACTTTATCACCATCAAGCAGAAGCAAGTAGGTTTCAGTTGCCTCACCAGAGAGCTGATGTAATACTGAATAATATCTGTGAAGGTCCTGGGTCATCAAAAGTAAAACTGTCAAGGCATAGTCAGATGAGTGGAAGTTCAACTAATAAGATCAATAGTTCTTCTAGAACTGATAGTTGGGGCTTGTCAGCAGAAAGGAGCACTGATGTTGGAAATTTCACTGAAGATGACATTCTGGAAATGGTAAGGATTGTTTCATCACATGCTGCTTTACTGAATTACCAGATCATGCATTTACTACTTGGTGTAGTCTTCCCATGGTGATGTAAGTGATCAGAGACAAAAGGGGTGTGAGAAAACTTGTTAGTGGAGCTTTGTCTTTCTTGTTCTTTTTATAAATCTATTTGTTGAAACATCTCTTTTATTAAAGTTGGTGCTTAGTTCTTCTACACAGAAAGTTATAGAATCAAGTACATTTAATCAGAATGTAGTTTGCTATTGAATTTAGTTGACACTCAAATCAAGGTGGTTTGCTTAAGTGATTTTATGGAATCACATACATGTAACTAGCAATGCTGTTTATctcatataataaaataagtagGAACTCATTTTTTCAGTTTCTAATTTGTAATATTGGTTGGGAATTGTACTTTTATAATCTGATTACTGTTAAAGCCTTTTCTGATATTGTATGAATGCATTGAATCTATCATCTGTTGGTCAAGCAATTATATGATGTTTATTACTGTTTGGTTTGGTTGACCTATTTGATTAATGCGAACTTCAAATATATTTAATTCTCAACTTTGACCTTTACAGCAGAGGCTGTGTTGCTGATGGTTACAATGTTCATATCTGTTTGTAGACATATGAAGAATACCTCGAAGCTCATACTCAAGCCACCAGAAGATTACACATCACTGTTAGTATTTGATacttattgttcataatttcaTATGATTCTTTGTATTATGTGTGTCAGTGTGTGTGACACAAAACATGCCATAGTGTCTACATTACTAGACAACTATATGTACTCTTTTGGCCATTTTTTGGGATAGTACTGACATTTGTGCCAGAAACTATAGTCGTGGCTGTTATTCAAAACTGTTCCagtttgataattttttatagGGACATAGTGATATAGACCCAAACGGCATTAATAATTCAGTAAGGATTTTGCCCATTAAGAAAAGGCAGATGTATGTTTCGCAGTGCCATATATATTTTGTTGCTGTTTTCAACTACTTATTGAAGGATACTTGGGTTGGCTATGAGAGGCTAAATGAGACTTGATGCATATTTCACAGGCTGCTGGACGGTCCACGAGCTTGCAGAAGTCATCATCTAGTAAAGAACGATCTGATGATTCGTAAGTTGCTCATATCATATCTCCATTGAATGTTTTGTAAGCATAAGGTTGTAATTTTGAGCATTTATATAAAACAGGCAATCGGCAAGCAGCTCAAAGAAAAGGAGTTACAGCCAATCCCTCGAATGAGtgcttcttcatggcttcaattCTTTTGTTAAACATGCTGTGCTGTACATGAGCTGTTGTTGTTTCTGTCTCTCCGCGAAGCGGATCCTGCTTTAAACTCTTGCTACTTATAATTTTGAGCCGTGGGACTTGAATTGATGCGTAATTCTTGTTGTATTTTTAGGGAATGATCAATGAATTTGTATATAGAAACTGTTTACTTGCTCCTTGAGAAACCGTCATatatgagcatattttctgcaTTTGCCTATCATCCTCATTTTGTGTTTGGATTAGTTTTAGGTCAGTCTATTCTTTTATGATCTTATTACGGCAAACTTAGTGAATCATATAGATTTGTTTCTGAAATTGCAAAGAATAGCAACGCAATATACATAGAAAGTTGCTGGAATCTCCATTCACCGCAGTATTCCGGCAATAGGACTCCTCACAGAGTGCTTGGAAGAATCCCACTTCAAGTAGCCTTGGACATAATATCCAAACGGAGTCGTGTTCAATCTGCTGAATGTCACATTATATTGCAGCTTCTGATTAACCTCGGAGAAATCGAGCTTCGTCGGCTCCACAAGCACCTGAATCCCAGCCGGCGCCACAATCTTGACTGCGTAAGACGAGCTTGCCTCTCCGACGTTGGTCACCGTCCTCGTATATGTCTGAGAAGCTGCCTCCGATGCCAAACTGCTAAAGCTAACGGCGAATGAAGGGTAGTTTAAGTCCCCTTCTCGTATACTTCCCTCCACAGAGCAGTTCACCTTTCTCTGTAGAATCACCCCAACTTGTCTGTTTGTGTAGTTCAGACCGCACAGATAAGGAATGTAGTCCTCTGGTTGGATGTCGTAAATGAGCCCTGGATCTGCTGCCCGGGAAGGGTTTACATGGCCCGACCCGGTAGCGAACACCGAGGCCGGAAGGAACCTTTCGTCCTCGATCGGATTCTTGGCGAGGTTGACCACATCGGCCGTGGTCATGATTGCGGACTTGACTGCCGCCGGGGACCAGTCCGGGTGCGTGCTCCTCAGCAGCGCTGCCACACCGCTGAGGTGCGGGCACGACATCGAGGTCCCAGAGATCATGTTAAACGGCATGGACGGTGTTATCCACGCTGCCAGGATGTTGACTCCGGGACCTAGGATATCGGGCTTCAGTATCCCACGGCTCGCGAAGTTTGGCCCTCGGGACGAGAACGCGGCGACGACCGGGGCTCGGCTGTCGCCGATGACGGTTCCTCCAAACGCGACCGTGGCCGTGGGGGCGGCGGTCGCGTTGATGTAGGTTTTGATCCTCAGCCCGTCGGCGTAGCTCACGTGTGCCGCGGGGAGCACGTGGGCATCCGCGAGGGTAAGATTGCCGTACGAGGCCGTGTTTATGAGGATCATGGCGGCGCCACCGCCGTTCTTGACGGCGATCCCCTTGTTGATTCTTGTTATGGAACCTCCGACCTCGCAGACAACGACCTTTCCTCGTATGTCGGTTTTGTTGAGAGAGGCCTCGCCGCAGAACCGGATTCGGGAGTCGGTGGCGTTGAGGGCGACGGCGTACACCAGCGGCAGCTGCGTCGGCAGGAAATCCGCAGGCTGGAAAGCCGACTCGCCGTCAAACGTGGCGTTGTTTCCCAACGCAACGGTTGCTCGTATCTTCCGGTCGATGGTGCTGGCGCCGACGGTGAGAATCCACGGCGCTTCATTTGATAAGGAGAAGTTGGAAGGTCCACTGTTGCCGGCGGAGCAGCTGACCAGAATCCCCTTCTCGGTGGCAGAGTAAGCTCCAAGGGAGATGGGATCATCATGGAGACTGAAAGAGAGTGAACCAAGTGAAAGGGAAAGAATGTCGACACCGTCGTCAACAGCAGCATCCATGGCAGCAAGTACATCACTCTCAAAGCAGAATTCGCCACACACTTTGTATATAGCAAGGTGAGCCATCGGCGCAATCCCCACCGCCGTCCCATTAGCGTTGCCGAACACATTAGCCCCTCCCACGAATCTCCCGGCGGCGGCGCTGGCCGTGTGTGTGCCGTGGCCGTCTTCGTCTAAAGGGGTGTCGCCAGAAGTACTCGTGAAGACTCTTGCGCCGATGATCTTATTGTTGCACGAGGTGTGGTTGAACTCGCACCCCCCCTTCCATTTAGCCGGCGGGGGAGGCATCCCTTCGTCGTTGAACGAAGGGTGCTCGGGGAGGATCCCGGAGTCCAACACTCCGATGATGATGCCCCGGCCGTAG from Salvia splendens isolate huo1 chromosome 4, SspV2, whole genome shotgun sequence encodes the following:
- the LOC121800147 gene encoding uncharacterized protein LOC121800147, with the protein product MPSETAREIIPVIDSLGTESKRDTRNLHDSVHPRGRSNEESCHSAAEEQVHSCERVGTSSEIKKNNLNNTRYFVIKSLNHQNIQMSIKKGIWATQVMNEPIIEEAFQNSGKVILIFSVNMSGFFQGYAQMMSSVGWRRDNIWSQGSGKSNPWGRSFKVKWLRLQDLPFQKTLHLKNPWNEFKPVKISRDCQELPGDIGAALCELLDEGADMNTNLLRDEIYRDDFSTRRPYIDPFHPVHDEDFNVPPNPMHMSPLLYPSLLYHHQAEASRFQLPHQRADVILNNICEGPGSSKVKLSRHSQMSGSSTNKINSSSRTDSWGLSAERSTDVGNFTEDDILEMTYEEYLEAHTQATRRLHITAAGRSTSLQKSSSSKERSDDSQSASSSKKRSYSQSLE
- the LOC121800146 gene encoding subtilisin-like protease 4; this encodes MGYKSLITLMLCMLNFHMIIHATSDEISLETYIIHVDHEAKPEDLDNLYKSLLSTTDDHRRRLAYSYRNVFRGFAARLSPEEVKAMETKPGFVSARLQRKISLHTTHSPNFLGLNRITGFWQSSGYGRGIIIGVLDSGILPEHPSFNDEGMPPPPAKWKGGCEFNHTSCNNKIIGARVFTSTSGDTPLDEDGHGTHTASAAAGRFVGGANVFGNANGTAVGIAPMAHLAIYKVCGEFCFESDVLAAMDAAVDDGVDILSLSLGSLSFSLHDDPISLGAYSATEKGILVSCSAGNSGPSNFSLSNEAPWILTVGASTIDRKIRATVALGNNATFDGESAFQPADFLPTQLPLVYAVALNATDSRIRFCGEASLNKTDIRGKVVVCEVGGSITRINKGIAVKNGGGAAMILINTASYGNLTLADAHVLPAAHVSYADGLRIKTYINATAAPTATVAFGGTVIGDSRAPVVAAFSSRGPNFASRGILKPDILGPGVNILAAWITPSMPFNMISGTSMSCPHLSGVAALLRSTHPDWSPAAVKSAIMTTADVVNLAKNPIEDERFLPASVFATGSGHVNPSRAADPGLIYDIQPEDYIPYLCGLNYTNRQVGVILQRKVNCSVEGSIREGDLNYPSFAVSFSSLASEAASQTYTRTVTNVGEASSSYAVKIVAPAGIQVLVEPTKLDFSEVNQKLQYNVTFSRLNTTPFGYYVQGYLKWDSSKHSVRSPIAGILR